One region of Phragmites australis chromosome 18, lpPhrAust1.1, whole genome shotgun sequence genomic DNA includes:
- the LOC133899587 gene encoding GCN5-related N-acetyltransferase 7, chloroplastic, translating into MASASASRLLLPAPPPAAPPRCHPSIRFSVPRLRCRASAAAASAAGSAALLERSGAAAVAIREFVTHDELRAAVRLRVRTFYEYTIDSVGAEDHRKALAEREFEALQDRISGKMINFQRVSCINGTVPLSPSLMSAEELCSTCKFVEDGEERVVVGSLDLNQCLWLPDELTGKRPGVNEDNQTRAYLSNVCVAKELQKKGLGYALVDKSKKLAHEWGITDLYVHVAINNVAGQKLYEKSGFVYESEEPAWKARFLGRPRRLLLWLDMKKESL; encoded by the exons atggcgtcggcgtcggcgtcgcggCTGCTCCTGCCTGCACCTCCTCCGGCGGCCCCGCCCCGCTGTCACCCCAGCATCCGCTTCTCCGTCCCTCGCCTCCGGTGCCGcgcatccgccgccgccgcctcggccgccggcAGCGCCGCGCTTCTGGAGCGCAGCGGTGCCGCAGCGGTGGCCATCAGGGAGTTCGTCACGCACGACGAGCTCCGCGCCGCCGTGCGCCTCCGCGTCCGCACCTTCTACGAGTACACCATTGACTCCGTCGGAGCCGAG GATCACAGAAAAGCTCTTGCAGAGAGGGAGTTTGAAGCATTACAGGATAGAATTTCCGGGAAGATGATCAATTTTCAAAGAGTTTCTTGTATAAATGGGACTGTACCACTGTCCCCATCCTTGATGTCAGCTGAGGAACTCTGTTCTACATGCAAG TTTGTGGAAGATGGAGAAGAGAGAGTAGTGGTTGGTAGTTTAGACCTCAATCAGTGTCTTTGGCTACCAGATGAATTGACTGGAAAGAGGCCTGGG GTAAATGAAGACAACCAGACAAGAGCATATCTTAGCAATGTCTGTGTTGCCAAGGAGCTTCAAAAAAAGGGGTTAGGTTATGCATTGGTTGACAAGTCTAAGAAACTAGCTCATGAATGGG GCATAACAGATCTGTATGTCCATGTCGCCATCAACAACGTAGCAGGACAAAAGCTGTACGAGAAGAGTGGATTTGTTTATGAAAGTGAAGAACCTGCATGGAAGGCTAGGTTTCTGGGGCGGCCTCGAAGACTGCTTCTTTGGCTCGATATGAAGAAAGAGTCGTTGTGA